A stretch of Alkalicella caledoniensis DNA encodes these proteins:
- a CDS encoding PLP-dependent cysteine synthase family protein yields MQVYNNISEMIGNTPILKINHIDLPDGVNLLAKLEFYNPGGSVKDRIGEYIIKEAEKEGTIKPGATIVEATAGNTGIGVALAAMGKGYRVIFVVPEKFSVEKQVIMRSLGAEVINTPEKDGLKGAFNKVEELKEEIKNVFVVDQFNNPHNPGAHYHTTGKEIFEQLSGNVDYVVAGAGSGGTITGVMQYLKEHNPSVKGVLADPEGSIIGGGTCGSYKIEGIGNDFIPQTLNMKYIDEVFKVNDDEAFKAVKDLAKDQGIMVGSSSGAAMVAALKLAKNITHGNIVVIFPDRADRYISKGIFE; encoded by the coding sequence ATGCAAGTTTATAATAATATTTCTGAAATGATAGGAAACACCCCTATTTTAAAAATTAACCATATAGACTTACCAGATGGTGTAAATCTATTGGCTAAGCTTGAATTCTATAATCCCGGTGGGTCCGTAAAAGATAGAATAGGTGAATATATTATTAAGGAAGCTGAGAAAGAAGGCACTATAAAACCAGGTGCAACAATTGTAGAAGCAACGGCTGGCAACACAGGAATCGGAGTAGCATTAGCTGCCATGGGCAAAGGATATAGGGTAATATTTGTGGTGCCAGAGAAATTCTCTGTGGAAAAACAAGTAATCATGAGATCCCTTGGAGCAGAGGTTATCAATACACCTGAAAAAGATGGGCTTAAAGGTGCATTTAACAAAGTAGAAGAGCTAAAAGAAGAGATAAAAAATGTCTTTGTGGTGGATCAGTTCAACAACCCTCATAACCCTGGAGCACATTATCATACAACAGGAAAAGAGATTTTTGAACAGTTATCAGGAAATGTTGACTATGTTGTAGCAGGAGCTGGGTCAGGTGGTACTATCACTGGTGTTATGCAGTACTTAAAAGAACACAACCCTTCTGTCAAAGGAGTGCTAGCAGATCCTGAAGGATCCATAATAGGTGGTGGAACTTGTGGATCCTATAAGATTGAAGGTATTGGTAACGACTTTATACCTCAGACATTGAACATGAAATATATAGATGAGGTTTTTAAAGTAAATGATGATGAAGCTTTTAAGGCAGTCAAGGATTTAGCAAAAGATCAAGGTATTATGGTTGGCTCATCTTCCGGAGCTGCCATGGTAGCAGCACTAAAACTTGCAAAAAATATCACCCATGGAAATATAGTTGTTATATTCCCAGATAGGGCCGATAGATATATCAGTAAAGGAATTTTCGAATAG
- a CDS encoding bifunctional cystathionine gamma-lyase/homocysteine desulfhydrase has translation MKFNTLVIHGGIDGDKHTGAVTVPIYQTSTYKQPAPGEHTGYEYSRTGNPTRVALEQLVADLEKGHAGFAFGSGMAAISSVLMMFDSGDHFIFSDDLYGGTRRVVDKVFSKLGFNYSFVDTSSTEAIEKAINENTKAIYIETPTNPLMKLTDIKAVASVAKINDLLTIVDNTFMTPYLQRPIELGADIVLHSATKYLGGHSDLVAGVVVVNSEELAQRLHFIQNSVGAILGPQDSWLLIKGIKTLALRMERHCENARKVVEFLQKQSWVRNIYYPGLLMGDNANLKEQMSDFGGMISFDVESQEIMDKIFNNLKTFTLAESLGGVESLISVPALMTHASVPKEVRAQLGITDTLIRASVGVEDIEDILKDLTI, from the coding sequence ATGAAATTCAACACACTTGTAATACATGGTGGAATAGATGGAGATAAACACACAGGTGCAGTTACGGTACCAATTTATCAAACATCAACATATAAACAACCTGCACCAGGTGAACATACAGGCTACGAATATTCAAGGACAGGCAATCCCACAAGGGTTGCACTAGAGCAATTGGTTGCTGACTTAGAAAAAGGTCACGCAGGCTTTGCATTCGGTTCTGGGATGGCAGCTATATCTTCTGTTCTAATGATGTTTGATTCCGGTGATCACTTTATTTTCAGTGATGATCTATATGGTGGTACCAGGAGAGTTGTGGACAAAGTATTTAGTAAACTTGGATTTAACTACAGCTTTGTTGATACAAGTTCAACAGAAGCTATAGAGAAGGCAATAAATGAAAACACTAAGGCTATCTATATAGAAACACCAACTAACCCTTTGATGAAGCTAACAGACATAAAAGCAGTTGCTTCAGTGGCAAAGATTAACGATCTATTGACAATAGTAGATAATACTTTTATGACTCCATATCTTCAAAGGCCCATTGAATTAGGAGCTGATATTGTTCTACACAGTGCAACAAAGTACCTAGGAGGTCACAGTGATTTAGTGGCAGGAGTTGTAGTTGTAAACAGTGAAGAACTTGCTCAAAGGTTACACTTTATACAAAACTCAGTTGGTGCTATTTTAGGACCACAGGATAGCTGGCTACTAATTAAAGGTATTAAAACATTGGCCCTTAGAATGGAGAGACACTGTGAGAATGCCCGCAAAGTAGTAGAATTTTTACAAAAACAAAGTTGGGTAAGGAATATTTACTATCCAGGACTCTTAATGGGGGACAATGCTAATCTAAAAGAGCAGATGTCAGACTTTGGAGGGATGATATCCTTTGATGTAGAAAGCCAAGAAATTATGGATAAAATATTCAACAACCTAAAAACATTTACATTAGCGGAAAGTTTAGGTGGAGTAGAGAGTTTGATATCTGTACCAGCACTTATGACACATGCATCTGTGCCTAAAGAAGTAAGGGCCCAACTAGGTATAACAGATACCTTAATCAGAGCCTCTGTGGGTGTTGAAGATATTGAAGATATTTTAAAGGATTTAACAATCTAA
- a CDS encoding S-ribosylhomocysteine lyase encodes MEKIIVESFTMDHTKVEAPFIRKCGVINTPKGDIINKFDLRFTQPNGDTMPTGAVHGLEHLLAGFLREELNDIVDISPMGCRTGFYLIKLGEEEESVVAKALVNALKKVLEATEIPAANPVQCGNYRDLSLFGAKEYAKEVIEKLSAKYEL; translated from the coding sequence ATGGAAAAAATTATCGTGGAGAGTTTTACAATGGACCATACTAAAGTGGAAGCACCATTTATAAGAAAATGTGGAGTTATTAATACTCCTAAAGGTGACATAATCAATAAGTTTGACTTAAGATTCACCCAGCCAAATGGTGATACAATGCCAACTGGTGCTGTGCATGGTCTTGAACATCTACTAGCAGGATTTTTAAGAGAAGAATTAAATGATATAGTGGATATTTCTCCAATGGGGTGCCGTACTGGTTTTTATCTAATTAAGTTAGGTGAAGAAGAAGAGTCAGTAGTTGCTAAAGCATTAGTAAATGCCCTTAAAAAAGTACTAGAAGCTACAGAAATTCCAGCTGCAAATCCAGTACAATGTGGTAACTATAGGGACCTTTCTCTTTTTGGTGCTAAAGAATATGCCAAAGAGGTAATAGAAAAGCTTTCAGCAAAATACGAGCTATAG
- a CDS encoding class I SAM-dependent methyltransferase: MADFNQLFDQWAESYDNTVFGTDNEYKEVFENYNGILNSICKYIDDKRHGITLEIGIGTGNLTGLLAQRGHHVIGIEPSTEMRKLATGKLTRVTVLDGHFLDVPIYNKVDSIVTSYAFHHLTLEEKEKALIYLDGLLNEGGKIVIADTMFSSLQYKKDLYKQVEQDGAVNLLNDLNTEYYELLDDVTELYEKIGYTYKVEQMNKYVWTILAQKGGKE, from the coding sequence ATGGCTGATTTTAACCAGCTATTTGATCAATGGGCAGAAAGCTACGATAACACCGTATTCGGAACAGATAACGAATATAAAGAGGTATTTGAAAACTATAATGGGATACTTAACAGCATATGTAAATATATAGATGACAAAAGACACGGTATTACCCTTGAAATAGGTATAGGAACTGGTAACCTAACTGGCTTACTGGCTCAAAGGGGCCACCATGTGATAGGAATAGAGCCTTCCACAGAAATGCGTAAACTGGCCACGGGAAAACTAACAAGGGTTACGGTATTAGACGGTCACTTTTTAGATGTACCCATTTACAACAAAGTTGATAGCATAGTTACATCCTATGCATTTCACCATCTAACACTAGAAGAAAAAGAAAAGGCCCTTATATATTTAGACGGTTTGTTAAATGAAGGTGGAAAAATTGTTATAGCCGATACCATGTTCAGCTCCCTTCAATACAAAAAGGACCTATACAAGCAAGTTGAGCAAGATGGAGCAGTAAACCTACTTAACGATTTAAACACTGAATACTACGAATTACTTGATGACGTTACAGAATTGTATGAAAAAATAGGTTACACCTATAAAGTTGAGCAAATGAATAAGTATGTATGGACAATACTAGCACAAAAAGGAGGCAAAGAGTAA
- a CDS encoding phasin family protein: protein MELERTFRNIMLAGIGSAAMAYEKAMETVDEMVKKGELTVHQGKELNQELKTKLMSQGTESSNPNITFDATNLNEILAQGNLATKEDIEDLKTRIESLENK, encoded by the coding sequence ATGGAACTTGAAAGAACTTTTAGAAATATAATGTTAGCTGGTATAGGTTCAGCTGCTATGGCCTATGAAAAAGCCATGGAAACAGTTGATGAAATGGTAAAAAAAGGCGAATTAACAGTACATCAAGGCAAGGAGCTAAATCAAGAGTTAAAGACAAAACTTATGTCTCAAGGAACTGAAAGCTCAAACCCAAATATTACCTTTGATGCAACTAATCTAAATGAAATCTTAGCCCAAGGGAACTTAGCAACAAAGGAAGATATAGAAGATTTAAAAACTAGAATAGAATCTTTAGAGAATAAATAG
- a CDS encoding ABC1 kinase family protein, with protein MKVKNKRQRFREIVSVLLKYGFKEGINSPEQMRKALEELGPTFIKIGQILSTRPDILPDKFTREFEKLQDEVSPVSIEIIEKIIIDELGGPLSHHFQFFSEKPIASASMAQVHKATLKSGASVVVKIRRPNIESIMLNDLALLSKVTRFIKFIPQGSILNPQEMFAELYHAVKEELDFINEAENIKTFSALNKDVRFLKIPKLYPEYVTKELLVMEYIDGFKISDKYNLLNAGYDLNDIANKLVHNFLKQVFNDGIFHGDPHPGNIYISKNKIAYLDLGLVGKLSPQLKTKFNQLLFAVVTGDIEAITHTILRMGVKKGPVNRMVLQSDIEDIYNYYVSASMYDIDIPELVDRLFAVCRAHKISVPKEITLILKSFLLMEGNLATLAPEITIMDIATPYVREEILKSKDVKGEFLKSAESIYRFTKATMKIPEKMLSVLSKFSSGTIQVHMDHTNLDNNVNKITKAADRIVIGLILAALVIGSSEVISSHTGPTFYDISILGLVGYILAALLALFLVISIMRSGRL; from the coding sequence ATGAAAGTCAAAAACAAACGGCAAAGGTTTCGAGAGATTGTTTCAGTTTTACTAAAATACGGTTTTAAAGAAGGTATTAACAGTCCTGAACAAATGCGGAAAGCACTTGAGGAATTGGGACCTACCTTTATAAAAATAGGCCAAATACTTTCAACACGTCCAGATATTCTACCAGATAAATTCACCCGGGAATTTGAAAAGCTTCAAGACGAAGTAAGCCCCGTTAGTATAGAGATAATTGAGAAAATTATTATTGATGAACTAGGTGGCCCACTATCCCATCATTTTCAGTTTTTTAGTGAAAAGCCTATTGCTTCCGCTTCTATGGCACAGGTACACAAGGCTACACTGAAAAGTGGTGCAAGTGTAGTGGTTAAAATCCGAAGGCCAAACATTGAAAGCATTATGCTTAATGATCTAGCTTTACTGAGCAAAGTAACAAGGTTTATAAAGTTCATCCCACAGGGAAGTATTTTAAACCCACAAGAGATGTTCGCTGAGCTTTATCACGCAGTGAAAGAGGAGCTAGATTTTATAAACGAAGCTGAAAATATTAAGACCTTTTCAGCACTTAATAAAGATGTTAGATTTTTGAAGATTCCTAAATTATACCCTGAGTATGTGACAAAGGAATTATTAGTTATGGAGTATATAGATGGTTTTAAGATATCTGATAAATACAATCTTTTAAATGCTGGCTATGACCTAAATGATATCGCTAACAAACTAGTTCATAACTTTTTAAAGCAAGTTTTTAATGATGGCATTTTCCACGGGGACCCACACCCAGGCAATATCTATATAAGCAAGAATAAAATCGCATATCTGGATCTAGGTTTAGTAGGTAAACTTTCACCTCAGCTTAAAACTAAGTTTAATCAGCTACTTTTTGCTGTGGTAACCGGTGACATAGAGGCAATCACCCACACAATTCTTAGAATGGGTGTAAAAAAAGGACCTGTTAATAGAATGGTCCTACAAAGTGACATCGAAGACATCTATAATTACTATGTCAGTGCATCAATGTATGATATAGATATCCCCGAACTAGTTGATAGATTGTTTGCTGTCTGTAGAGCACATAAAATCTCAGTACCCAAAGAAATAACCTTAATACTTAAGAGTTTTTTACTTATGGAGGGAAACCTAGCAACACTAGCACCAGAAATTACCATAATGGATATAGCCACCCCCTATGTAAGGGAAGAAATCCTTAAATCTAAAGATGTAAAAGGTGAATTTCTTAAAAGCGCAGAAAGCATTTATCGCTTTACTAAGGCCACCATGAAAATCCCTGAAAAAATGCTTTCTGTGTTGTCTAAGTTTTCATCTGGAACTATACAAGTACATATGGATCATACCAATTTGGACAATAACGTAAACAAAATAACTAAAGCAGCAGACAGGATAGTCATTGGGTTAATTCTTGCGGCATTGGTCATAGGCTCCTCTGAAGTCATTTCCTCCCATACGGGCCCTACTTTTTACGATATATCAATACTTGGACTAGTAGGATATATCTTAGCTGCATTATTAGCTTTGTTTTTGGTTATATCCATTATGCGATCGGGAAGATTATAA
- a CDS encoding HD-GYP domain-containing protein: MKKNNMLLYIFSLTLLSIILFFFTLSKYGVASFTSLLLWCILIIITDSLVIELPNGVGVSVGLAITIAAIFTAGPFVGALTAACGVSFKIVKNNTGYSHIFNTPYYKTLFNASQLFISSSITGIVFTTLGGTVGDQNFIFSLPPILFSLLCYVVLNSSFIAALLFIMSGESFFKLWFKNLKGLLPNTAGVGTIGVIIALAYISYGVGAVLLFFGPLLLSRYSYKLYVELRQTYMETINALNKSMDAKDTYTSGHATRVQKYAMMLGQAAKLSSKQLDNLKTASVLHDIGKIGIDDSILNKPGKLTDQEFSTIHKHPIIGYDILRNVDFLKDIAVIIKYHHERYDGKGYPDQISGSEIPVESSIIAIADTFDAITSDRPYRKKLTKEFALKEIANNAGRQFEPTLAKTFVEIVTNYNEDEEARHVS, from the coding sequence ATGAAAAAAAATAATATGCTGTTGTATATATTCTCTTTAACTTTGCTATCAATTATTCTGTTCTTCTTTACATTATCAAAGTATGGAGTAGCCAGTTTCACGTCTCTTTTATTATGGTGTATTTTAATTATAATAACAGACTCTTTGGTAATTGAACTCCCTAATGGTGTCGGGGTGTCTGTCGGATTAGCTATTACTATAGCGGCAATTTTCACGGCTGGTCCTTTCGTGGGTGCTTTAACGGCTGCCTGTGGAGTTTCTTTTAAGATTGTAAAAAATAACACTGGATATTCTCATATTTTTAACACTCCTTATTACAAAACACTATTCAATGCATCTCAATTGTTTATTTCCTCTTCAATTACTGGTATAGTTTTTACTACTTTAGGAGGAACGGTTGGAGATCAGAATTTCATATTTAGCCTACCTCCTATTTTATTTAGCTTATTGTGTTATGTGGTTTTAAATAGCTCTTTCATTGCTGCTTTGTTATTTATTATGTCAGGAGAATCTTTCTTTAAACTCTGGTTCAAGAACCTTAAAGGGTTATTACCCAACACCGCTGGTGTTGGAACAATAGGTGTCATTATTGCTTTGGCATATATTAGCTATGGTGTGGGAGCAGTACTCCTTTTTTTCGGCCCGTTACTCCTATCAAGATACTCATATAAGCTTTACGTAGAACTTCGCCAGACTTACATGGAGACAATCAATGCTCTTAACAAGTCCATGGATGCAAAGGATACTTATACGAGTGGTCATGCTACTAGGGTCCAAAAATATGCAATGATGTTAGGACAAGCTGCTAAACTTTCATCTAAACAGCTTGATAACCTCAAGACAGCATCTGTTTTACACGATATAGGTAAAATTGGGATCGATGACTCAATTCTAAATAAGCCTGGGAAGTTAACTGACCAGGAGTTTTCCACTATTCATAAACACCCTATCATAGGGTATGACATTTTACGAAACGTTGATTTTCTTAAGGATATAGCGGTAATAATTAAGTACCATCATGAGCGCTATGATGGTAAAGGTTACCCTGATCAGATTAGTGGAAGTGAGATTCCTGTGGAGTCCTCAATTATAGCCATTGCTGATACCTTTGATGCCATAACATCTGACAGACCATATAGAAAAAAATTAACCAAGGAGTTTGCTTTAAAAGAAATAGCAAACAATGCTGGCAGGCAGTTTGAGCCAACACTGGCAAAAACCTTTGTGGAAATAGTGACAAATTACAATGAAGATGAGGAAGCAAGACATGTATCTTGA
- a CDS encoding DUF5317 domain-containing protein, with amino-acid sequence MKMRKQDMYLEPVISSLLVGKLRKGSFKDLLLIELKGWYLFVAAALTQTISNILYTKGSGVISDFLISSFLYVHILTYLFIFIGIIMNFPKKSMILLLIGSLLNFAVITANQGTMPVQMDEYSKVHFGEMDIRHSLVTDETKLYYLADIIPIPRPYPLPQILSIGDIFIILGVFMFIQELMVTKVKSSIAL; translated from the coding sequence ATGAAGATGAGGAAGCAAGACATGTATCTTGAGCCAGTAATTTCATCACTTCTTGTGGGTAAGTTACGTAAAGGAAGCTTTAAGGATTTATTACTTATTGAACTCAAGGGTTGGTATTTGTTTGTTGCAGCAGCTCTTACACAGACAATATCTAACATTTTATATACAAAGGGTTCCGGTGTAATTTCAGATTTTTTGATAAGTAGCTTTCTATATGTACACATCCTTACATACCTCTTTATATTTATAGGAATCATCATGAATTTCCCTAAAAAATCCATGATATTGCTACTCATCGGAAGCCTACTTAATTTCGCAGTGATTACTGCTAACCAAGGAACAATGCCTGTTCAAATGGATGAGTATTCCAAAGTCCACTTTGGAGAAATGGATATCCGCCATAGCCTAGTAACGGATGAAACAAAACTTTACTATTTAGCTGATATCATTCCAATCCCTAGACCATACCCTCTACCCCAAATCCTGAGCATAGGGGATATATTTATAATATTAGGGGTTTTCATGTTTATACAAGAATTGATGGTAACTAAAGTAAAAAGTAGTATTGCCTTATGA
- a CDS encoding B12-binding domain-containing radical SAM protein: MEKYDMLLVNPYWSKLQGGLEHLGLGYIAAELRSRDMKVKIIDIPINKWNEKKALDELAKISTQLIGISLPFQEGAKEGLDFTKKLRKAGYTGHITIGGIYPTFAYEKILAAYPEVNTVVLGEGEITIAELCEHINFQKPAELNEIKGLAYRVNGKTIKTEIRPLVETLDTLAFPSRDTLEEVIKEHDFVSMMTSRGCYGRCGFCSVDPFYSQFGPKYRLRSSENVIKEMEYLHYSYGTRNFMFNDANFIGGKGKGQQRAKEIAEEIINREWNIEFRIQCRVNDVDKELFALLKKAGLSRVYLGVESGSQTVLDRFKKDVSVEDNLKAVKILSELGIFISMGFIMFDYQLTVNELNENISFLQEVKKIVPKGKLGYVHPLTKLMPLAGTEVEKYMLENNKYKGESLDEPYSFDDGVVNFLYSTASLGAKLIWKAKDLLKHRSEENLEWTKGWTEKA, translated from the coding sequence ATGGAAAAATATGATATGTTGCTTGTTAACCCATACTGGAGCAAACTGCAGGGAGGGTTAGAACATCTCGGTTTAGGTTACATAGCAGCAGAGCTTAGAAGTAGGGATATGAAAGTAAAAATAATCGATATACCTATAAATAAATGGAATGAAAAAAAGGCACTAGATGAATTAGCAAAAATCTCAACACAGCTTATAGGAATCAGCCTACCATTTCAAGAAGGGGCAAAAGAAGGTCTCGATTTCACTAAAAAACTAAGAAAAGCAGGTTATACAGGTCATATAACCATTGGTGGGATATACCCAACTTTCGCATATGAAAAAATACTTGCTGCTTATCCTGAAGTTAATACTGTAGTGTTGGGGGAAGGTGAGATTACCATAGCAGAGCTTTGTGAACACATAAACTTTCAAAAACCAGCTGAACTAAATGAGATAAAAGGACTAGCATATAGGGTTAATGGAAAAACAATAAAGACAGAAATTAGGCCACTAGTGGAAACCTTAGATACCCTAGCATTTCCCTCAAGGGATACCTTAGAAGAAGTCATTAAAGAGCATGATTTTGTATCAATGATGACATCTAGGGGATGTTATGGGAGATGTGGCTTTTGTAGTGTAGACCCATTTTACTCGCAGTTTGGTCCTAAATACAGGCTTAGGAGCAGTGAAAATGTAATAAAAGAAATGGAATACCTTCACTACAGCTATGGGACTAGAAATTTTATGTTTAACGACGCAAACTTTATCGGAGGTAAAGGTAAAGGGCAGCAAAGGGCTAAGGAAATAGCTGAAGAAATCATAAATAGAGAATGGAATATTGAGTTTAGAATACAGTGTAGGGTAAATGATGTTGACAAGGAACTCTTTGCCTTACTTAAAAAAGCAGGCTTATCCCGTGTATATTTAGGAGTTGAGTCAGGCTCGCAAACTGTATTGGATCGCTTTAAAAAAGATGTAAGTGTAGAAGATAACCTAAAAGCCGTGAAGATATTATCAGAGCTTGGCATATTCATATCCATGGGCTTTATAATGTTTGATTATCAACTGACAGTAAATGAGCTAAATGAAAACATCAGCTTCTTACAGGAAGTAAAGAAAATAGTTCCAAAGGGTAAGCTTGGATATGTTCATCCTTTGACTAAATTAATGCCTCTAGCAGGAACAGAAGTGGAAAAATATATGCTTGAAAATAATAAATATAAAGGTGAATCCCTAGATGAACCATATAGCTTTGATGATGGAGTTGTAAACTTTTTATATAGTACTGCAAGTTTGGGAGCAAAGTTAATCTGGAAAGCAAAGGATTTGCTGAAACATAGGTCTGAAGAGAATTTGGAGTGGACCAAGGGGTGGACAGAGAAAGCATAA
- a CDS encoding SdpI family protein has product MVETIGLAVIPLIMILIGFLWREHYPKNINWVYGYRSFRSMKNQQTWEFAHRHFAKNSLILGTALVVFNIFIFLFFDAEQLNIWVPIHLAVLFLTILPTEIALRRSFDKNGEFKK; this is encoded by the coding sequence ATGGTTGAAACTATTGGTTTAGCTGTTATTCCTCTAATAATGATTTTAATAGGATTTTTATGGCGGGAACATTATCCTAAAAATATTAACTGGGTTTATGGTTATCGGAGCTTTCGTTCCATGAAAAATCAACAAACCTGGGAGTTTGCACACAGGCATTTTGCTAAAAACAGTCTGATCCTAGGAACAGCATTAGTGGTATTCAATATATTTATATTTTTATTTTTTGATGCAGAACAGCTAAATATATGGGTGCCAATTCACTTAGCAGTACTCTTTTTGACAATTTTACCAACAGAGATTGCTTTGCGAAGGTCCTTTGATAAAAATGGAGAGTTTAAAAAATAA
- a CDS encoding NAD(P)-binding protein, with translation MKKRVAIMGAGVAGLSCAFNLEKYGIYPDIYEIQDQIAGRGFDHTLGWMNIMYRPIRDPLKFLNNKYGYNIKPMAEIKRLVMISPRNSVTIDGKLGYIHLSGPDRRSIYQQVYPLIKRSNFKFSEVANFRELAQDYDHVVMANGYTELTELCGQWNTDVAGFVRGATVYGDFDPETIYMWFNTDFAQHAYAYFVPWSDRKGSLTLNMLETTVHGGAICWNRFIDYLDWKIEIGDIWETVHNLGHVDKYFYDNIIFTGAAAGCLDPLFAFGNVASFVSGGAAAMHLAGKGDYLNETKFFRERNKKLRTVRRYVDKFTNDDFDKLVDFLKTPAFRTMATKTNVNFVNIISKFVKTLVDPEKSDRILYPGTKEVLQDEK, from the coding sequence ATGAAAAAAAGAGTGGCTATAATGGGCGCAGGGGTTGCAGGTCTATCCTGTGCTTTTAATCTTGAGAAATACGGAATTTATCCTGATATATATGAAATCCAAGATCAAATTGCTGGTAGGGGTTTTGACCATACTTTAGGTTGGATGAATATAATGTATCGTCCTATTAGGGATCCTTTAAAATTCCTTAATAATAAGTATGGGTATAATATAAAGCCCATGGCGGAAATAAAAAGATTAGTTATGATTTCTCCAAGGAACTCTGTCACTATAGATGGCAAACTTGGATATATTCATTTATCAGGGCCAGATAGGCGTTCCATTTATCAACAGGTTTATCCTTTAATCAAAAGGAGCAATTTTAAGTTTTCTGAGGTAGCAAATTTTAGAGAACTTGCTCAAGACTATGACCATGTGGTAATGGCTAATGGTTACACTGAGCTAACTGAGCTGTGTGGCCAGTGGAACACAGATGTGGCAGGGTTTGTTCGTGGCGCTACAGTTTATGGTGATTTTGACCCAGAAACTATCTATATGTGGTTCAATACAGACTTTGCTCAACATGCCTACGCATACTTTGTACCTTGGAGTGACCGGAAGGGTTCGTTGACTTTAAATATGTTAGAAACAACTGTTCATGGTGGTGCTATCTGCTGGAACAGGTTTATAGACTATCTAGACTGGAAGATTGAAATAGGAGATATCTGGGAAACGGTACATAACTTAGGACATGTGGATAAATATTTTTACGATAATATTATCTTCACTGGAGCTGCAGCTGGGTGCTTAGACCCTCTGTTTGCCTTTGGTAATGTGGCTTCCTTTGTCAGTGGTGGAGCTGCTGCAATGCATCTAGCAGGCAAAGGGGATTATCTTAATGAAACTAAGTTCTTTAGGGAAAGAAACAAAAAACTACGTACAGTAAGGCGATATGTTGACAAGTTTACCAATGATGATTTTGATAAATTAGTAGATTTTTTAAAAACACCAGCTTTTAGAACAATGGCTACCAAAACCAATGTGAACTTTGTAAATATCATTTCTAAATTTGTCAAAACCCTGGTTGATCCAGAAAAAAGTGATAGAATACTGTATCCTGGTACAAAGGAAGTGCTACAAGATGAAAAATAG